A single region of the Glycine max cultivar Williams 82 chromosome 20, Glycine_max_v4.0, whole genome shotgun sequence genome encodes:
- the LOC100815950 gene encoding uncharacterized protein, whose product MFDLEIIKTERKNRKKKKQATPKTLGLSFSSDYLSTDKPLVENNMAKRGEGNIPPRRTLGDYAYQQGPKHYNSIVIPSFNNKVMELKPALLSLIGLHPFGGMDHKDPYTHLSTFMELCSTMGASDKDAKAAYLRAFPFSLAGPSNNSYGGSSNKVPQQQQAQLDRLSKMEDTLNQFMQVSILNQKNTDASIKNLEVQVGQLEKQMYEHESGSFSATIEVNPREQCKAVTTRRGTVVGLKEKNEFSENKTNEGVEKTSDEKEVVEKKQKNELLAKEKEVEKQKLPASNKGKFINIPFSEALKQMPTYAKFMKELITKKRRITDDETIELEAGCSAIIQKSISEKSRDPDSFTILVTIGKLSVGRVLIDLGARINLMLLSMIKCIREVEIRPTRMALQLVDRTIKHPYGIIEDVLVKVNKFLFPADFVVMDMDEDNEFPLILGRPFMKTVKIMIDVDDEKLTVRVQSEEVQFNVFKAMKHPKDKGECFRMDVLDEIIFYSKKYTQRKDGLEKTLTEAFKEISEVEAKKNLECLQHLDAFRESPYNQSLFEEIKGEKPKKESKELKALPPHLKYVFLADNS is encoded by the exons ATGTTTGATCTAGAAATTATCAAGACTGAAAGGAAgaataggaagaaaaagaaacaagcaacTCCTAAAACACTGggtttgtctttttcttctgATTATCTTTCAACTGATAAGCCACTTGTAGAAAATAACATGGCTAAAAGAGGAGAAGGAAATATACCACCAAGGAGGACGTTGGGTGACTATGCTTATCAACAAGGACCAAAACATTACAATAGCATAGTCATTCCTTCTTTCAACAATAAGGTCATGGAATTAAAGCCAGCACTGCTTAGTCTAATTGGCTTACATCCCTTTGGTGGGATGGATCATAAGGATCCATACACACATTTGTCTACCTTCATGGAACTATGCAGTACTATGGGAGCTTCTGATAAAGATGCTAAAGCTGCCTACCTCAGAGCGTTTCCATTTTCATTAGCAG GTCCTTCTAACAACTCTTATGGAGGTTCTTCAAATAAGgttccacaacaacaacaagctcAACTAGACAGATTGTCCAAGATGGAAGATACCTTAAACCAATTTATGCAGGTATCCATCTTAAACCAAAAGAACACTGATGCTTCTATTAAAAATCTAGAGGTTCAGGTGGGACAACTGGAGAAACAAATGTATGAGCACGAAAGTGGATCCTTCTCAGCAACCATAGAGGTCAACCCAAGAGAACAGTGTAAGGCAGTTACAACTAGGAGGGGGACAGTGGttggtttgaaggaaaaaaatgagtttagtGAGAACAAGACAAATGAAGGAGTTGAGAAAACAAGTGATGAAAAAGAAGTAGttgaaaaaaagcaaaaaaatgaattattagcTAAAGAGAAGGAAGTAGAGAAGCAAAAATTGCCAGCATCTAACAAAGGaaaattt atTAACATTCCCTTTTCAGAAGCATTAAAGCAAATGCCAACATATGCCAAATTCATGAAAGAATTGATTACAAAGAAAAGGAGAATCACAGATGATGAAACAATAGAGCTGGAAGCAGGATGCAGTGCAATCATCCAAAAATCTATTTCGGAAAAATCACGAGATCCCGATAGTTTCACAATTCTTGTGACTATTGGGAAATTATCGGTGGGCAGGGTACTTATTGATTTAGGTGCAAGAATCAACCTCATGCTCTTATCCATGATCAAATGCATCAGAGAAGTTGAAATTAGACCCACAAGGATGGCATTGCAACTAGTTGACAGAACTATCAAGCATCCTTATGGTATTATTGAAGATGTGTTagtaaaagtcaacaaatttcTCTTTCCAGCCGACTTCGTGGTGATGGACATGGATGAAGACAATGAATTTCCATTAATTCttggcagaccttttatgaagaCTGTCAAAATAATGATTGATGTAGATGATGAAAAACTCACTGTTAGAGTCCAAAGTGAGGAAGTCCAATTTAATGTCTTCAAGGCCATGAAGCACCCAAAAGATAAAGGGGAGTGTTTTCGAATGGATGTCTTGGATGAGATAATTTTTTACTCTAAAAAGTATACTCAAAGAAAAGATGGGTTAGAAAAAACATTGACTGAAGCGTTTAAGGAGATAAGTGAAGTTGAAGCAAAGAAAAATTTAGAATGTCTCCAACATCTAGATGCCTTCAGAGAAAGTCCTTACAACCAATCTCTCTTTGAAGAAATAAAAGGAGAGAAGCCaaagaaagaatcaaaagaattgaaAGCCTTACCTCCACActtgaaatatgtttttcttgcaGATAATTCATAG
- the LOC100785631 gene encoding probable serine/threonine-protein kinase PBL2 — MGNACAKGKPVAHVSSSNFSGGKKHASRPKQYSNSSEQLSAPITSELNVPKSFSSNLKSFSLNDLKEATKNFRQENLIGEGGFGRVFKGWIDENTYGPTKPGTGIVVAIKNLKPESFQGHKEWLQEVNYLGQLQHENLVKLIGYCLEGKNRLLVYEFMQKGSLENHLFRKGVQPMAWVTRVNIAIGVARGLTLLHSLDQNVIFRDLKASNILLDSDFNAKLSDFGLARDGPTGDNTHVSTRVLGTQGYAAPEYVATGHLTPRSDVYSYGVVLLELLTGRRAVEDDRPGFSEETLVDWAKPFLSDNRRVLRIMDTKLGGQYSKKGAQAAAALALQCLNIDPKFRPPMVEVLAALEALNSSNSFTRTPKHESHATKQSGGPSQK, encoded by the exons ATGGGAAACGCTTGTGCAAAAGGAAAACCAGTTGCTCATGTCTCTTCCTCCAATTTTTCTG GAGGTAAGAAGCATGCAAGTAGGCCAAAGCAGTATTCAAATTCTTCTGAACAACTATCTGCTCCAATAACTTCAGAATTAAATGTTCCCAAATCCTTCTCCAGTAACCTAAAATCCTTCAGCTTGAATGATCTTAAAGAGGCCACTAAGAACTTCCGGcaagaaaatttaattggagAGGGAGGATTCGGGCGCGTCTTCAAAGGATGGATCGATGAGAACACATATGGTCCCACCAAACCAGGCACTGGAATTGTAGTGGCCATTAAAAACCTAAAGCCAGAAAGCTTCCAAGGCCACAAGGAATGGCTT CAAGAAGTGAATTATCTTGGACAGCTTCAGCATGAAAATTTGGTGAAACTTATTGGCTATTGCTTGGAAGGTAAAAACAGGCTTCTGGTTTATGAGTTCATGCAAAAAGGAAGTTTGGAGAATCATTTATTCAGGA AAGGTGTTCAACCTATGGCTTGGGTTACAAGGGTCAACATTGCAATTGGTGTAGCAAGAGGATTAACACTCTTACATTCCCTGGATCAAAATGTTATCTTTCGTGATTTAAAGGCTTCCAACATCCTACTTGATTCG GACTTCAATGCAAAGCTTTCAGATTTCGGCTTGGCAAGAGACGGTCCCACTGGAGATAATACTCACGTTTCAACTAGAGTTTTAGGAACTCAAGGGTATGCTGCACCAGAGTATGTTGCTACAG GTCATTTGACCCCAAGGAGTGATGTATACAGCTATGGTGTAGTCTTGTTAGAGTTACTAACTGGAAGGCGCGCGGTGGAAGACGATAGACCTGGATTTTCAGAGGAAACCCTGGTGGATTGGGCAAAGCCATTCTTGAGTGATAACAGAAGAGTTTTGAGAATAATGGATACAAAGTTGGGGGGTCAATACTCCAAGAAAGGAGCACAAGCTGCAGCTGCACTTGCATTGCAGTGCCTCAACATAGACCCAAAATTTAGACCACCTATGGTGGAAGTTCTAGCAGCATTGGAAGCACTTAATTCCTCAAATTCATTTACAAGGACACCAAAACATGAGAGTCATGCAACCAAACAATCTGGTGGCCCTTCACAAAAGTAA